The region GTTGCGTTTTGAGCAGCCTGAATGCCTGTTTGACCATATAGACCCATTGGGATCGTTTCTCATTAACTATCAGACCATTCCATCTTTCAATGTCTAGAGCAACTCAAATCTAGGATCTGCCGATGTTTATAGGCGTGCCAGTTGCAACAACGTTTGCGTTCCCATAATTCAATGCCTAGAACTGCTAATGCAAATGATCACCCCAAGTCCAAATCCACGAGTACCTGCAAAATAACGGTTAAGTAAACAATGCGGCTTGCCGGCCATACTGGGGGAGGACAACTGTCACAGCTGTGACATGGCCGCATTGGTGGCAGCAAGTGGGTTGTCTTTGCACCCTTACTGACCACCAAGCCCTAAGCATGAGGGAGGCATGCTATGGGCTGAAATTGGAAGCTTGGCAAAATCGGTTGGTGTTGGCCCAAGCACTGTCAAGGTGCTTGGCCTAGCAGGCTTGTTGCTGTATAGGCTGTGGTGCAGTCTAGACTCTGGCTCTTTTGCTGATGGATGACCCTTTTGGTTGCTGCAGGCAGTGGCCACATGGTGGCACTGCCCTGCCCTTGCCTGGGCACAAATGATGAGCTGCAGTGGGCGAATTCAAACTGGATATGGCCCCTGACACTGGTTGGGCGAATTCAAACTGGATGTGGCCCCTGGCAGTGACCCTGATACTGGTTGGGCGAAGTTGAACAGGTTGTGGCTTCTGACAGTAGCCCAGTCGCTGGTTGGGCGAATTCATGGGGGTTTGGCTCTAATGATGGGTTGTTGGCAGTGCATGTCAGAAGGCTGGGAGGAGGGCAGAGGAAGCTGTTGGTGCAGTTTAAATATGACAACTACTGCAAACACGTGGCATGGCTGCTGAGGCTGATTACTTGTGGGCAGTGAGATGTTGCAAGTGGTTTGATGCTACAACAAGGTGTGGGCGCATGCCAGGTGGCTGCCCCACACTGCCAAGCCTGAAGACTAGTTGCTGGGCTATTTAAGAAGTGTTGGGAGCTCCTGAGTAGCCAGAGAAGAGGGAGCGAACTTAGTTTTGTGTGAGCTGCTACTGAGAGAAACACTGAGTGTTGTGTGAGTATTCTGATAGTTCTATTTGTAAGCCTTATTAGCTGTGTGAGACTTGGGTGCCATTGTGTTGTGAGGGCCCTTGTCATTCCTTGTATATTTGTTGAGTTGAATTGTAAAGGTTGGGAGGTGTTGCTCCCGTAAAAGGTTGTGTGTTGTGCTGTGATTGTTGCTAACTAACCTCGGTAAGGTATTGATGGGCTGCTTAGACACTGCTGTGTGCTTTGTCTAAGGCCATCACGGGGCTGAAGCTAGGCTCGCTGTCAAGTGATAAATTACAACAACTCTGAtgcttgttcttttttttctttttttttcaaagataaaTAAGCGTACCAGAAGTTCGAGAGAATCGTGAGTGTATACCTCCTTCTCGTTTGGATTGGTTtccttagagcattcctagcagcttcccttcccttcccttccccttcattattcctaaatgtagggaataaaactactttttactttcctatcaaaaaacaccctacagcagcttcccttcattttttcctatatcattaaaatattattttgttacttttactttaattaaaagtaagaaaagaaagagataaagtaagagagagattatatttttagaataaacaattgaatgtgaggtgaacagtgcttcccaatgcattgggaagcactgtttaCTTCCTAgggaacagataattgtagggaagctgctgtgggatgatttttttgactttcttgaaatttttcctaaaatttagggaacagatcccttgtagggaagctgctagtaatgctcttATGTCAATGTCAATGATTTCTAGATCTCTTCATTCTATATGGGGCTTTGCCAGGTGTCCCCCTCCCATTGGCTAACATTTTGATTGGGTGTGATAATTTGTACTATTTGATAACTAATTCTCACGAATCACATCTCACATCAGGTGTCATCTTTAGGCACGATATAATTCTGGCAAGGTAATAGCGCCCAATTAAATGTCATCTGTTACTGTTACATAAAGGTAACTcgttgtgcttttttttttttttttagtgtgtagTTGTCTAATAATTTGCCGAGAATAAGAAGAATGGTTGAAATGGCATAATGTCGCATGATTTCTTATAGCGttcttagggtgcgtttgggattgcgatttcgtagacaataagtgcgattttaaactaaatcgcagaacattgatcgtttgggaactgcgtctttaaaaattgcgatttgaaaacgcataaaatttgctttttcaaatcgcagataagatggtacttttttaaaaacgcaaaattttaaaggtaaattcgcgattttaaagtctaaactgcgattttgtcaaacgcttaactgcgtttttaaaaatcactttttccaaatcacactttttgaaatcacaaacccaaacgaacccttaCTCAAACCCATTGTATGTCGGGTCGGGCTGGGCCGGGCCGTGGAACCGGCTCGCCGGCCTAGAGGGTTAGAGACGGTAATACCAGGAACCATTCACAAAAATCAAATGCTGAAACTTTTGGTCACAAGTAAGAATTCAAAATGTTTACTATTCCTCCAATGAGGAGCAATTGAAAAATGAGTGAGTGAAACGTGGGCGACCTGCACAACTCCACCAGGTAGCCGCCAGCAAACAGAAAAAGTCTCAACCTCCACATTTCAAAGTCAAAGTCTTCCCTCCCCTTTCCCTTCCCCAACCTTTGAAACCCTCTTGTTCTGTGTTCTCTATATATCTCCACAACGCAGCCACACCCATCAATCCGCAGATTATAcccagaaaaggaaagaaatgacCTTCCAAATCCAACCCAGATTACTcttccttgttgtttttctgttagTGGCACCAAAAGCATCAGAAGCAGCAGGCATATACACGCCAGGCTTAACCCTCTCCGTCTCCAACGCGAACGATGTGTGGTCCTCCCCAGGCTCCACCTTCTTCCTAGGCTTCCGCCCCATCTCCACCGACCTCCCCAACTCCTTCATCGCCTCCATCTACTACTCCGGCGGCGTCCCCATCTGGACAGCAGGCTCCACCCCAGTGGACTCCTTGGCCTCCCTCCAGTTCCTCTCCTCCGGCGCCCTCCGTCTCCTCAACGGCTCCGGCCATACCGTTTGGGACTCCGGCACTGCTGACAAAGGCGTCTCCTCCGCCTCCCTCGATGACTCCGGCAACCTCTCCCTCTTCCGAAACGACACCGTCGTCTGGTCCTCCTTCGACAACCCCACTGACACGGTCGTGCCGTCCCAGAACTTCACCACCAGTAAGGTTCTGCGATCTGGGTTGTACTCCTTTCATCTTATTAATTCTGGGAATCTCACGCTTCGTTGGAACGATAGTATTGTATATTTCACTAGGGGTTTGAATTCCTCGTTTAATGTCAATTTGACTTCCCCGAGTCTGGGAATACAGAACATTGGGATTCTGTCGATTTTCGATCCCACTTTGCCTAGTGGGGTTATCATGGCTTACAGCAATGATTATGCCGAGAATAGGGACACTCTGAGATATTTGAAGCTGGATGGTGATGGGAATTTGAGGATATATAGCTCCGATAGTGGGAGTGGGACTCAAATAGCGAGATGGGCAGCTGTTGAGGATCAATGTCAGGTTTTTGGGTACTGTGGGAATATGGGAATTTGTAGTTTCAATGATTCGGGCCCGATTTGCGGGTGCCCATCTCAGAATTTCGAGCTAGTTGATCCAAAAGATAGTAGGCAAGGGTGTAAGAGGAAGGTGGAGACTGTGGATTGTCCAGGGAGTCCGACTATGTTGGATATGGAAAATACACAGTTCCTAACATACCCTCCGGAGACAGATTCGCAGGTTTTCTTTGTGGGTATATCCGCGTGTAGGTCGAATTGTCTTGTGAGTCCTAGTTGCGATGCTTCAACTTCGTTGTCAGATGGGACGGGGTTGTGTTATATCAAGCCTCCAGGTTTTATTAGTGGCTATCAGAGTCCGGCACTGCCGAGCAGTTCATATGTCAAGGTTTGCTCGCCAGTGGATCCAAACCCATCACCTTATGCACAGCTTACTGGGAAGGGCGGTGGTTGGAGGATGCATCCGTGGGTTGTGGCTGTTGTGGTTATAGGTACTattttgggtttggttgccaTGGAGGGTAGTTTGTGGTGGTGGTGTTGTAGAAACAGCCCTAAGTTCGGAGTATTGTCAGCTCACTATGCTCTTCTTGAGTATGCTTCTGGTGCTCCAGTCCAGTTCACATATAAGGAGCTCCAGCGCGCAACCAAGGGATTCAAGGAGAAGCTTGGAACTGGAGGATTTGGTGCTGTTTACAAAGGGATTCTTTCTAATAAAACGGTTGCTGCAGTGAAGCAACTTGAGGGAATTGAACAGGGGGAAAAACAGTTTAGAATGGAGGTTGCAACTATAAGTAGCACCCATCATTTGAATTTGGTGAGATTGATTGGTTTTTGCTCCGAAGGACGCCATAGGCTTCTAGTATACGAGTTCATGAAAAATGGGTCTCTTGATAATTTCCTTTTCGTATCAGAAGGTCAGTCAGGAAAATTGTTGAATTGGGAATACCGGTTCAACATTGCCCTTGGTACTGCAAAGGGGTTCACATACCTTCACGAGGAGTGTCGAGACTGCATTGTCCACTGTGATATAAAGCCAGAAAACATTCTCTTGGATGAGAACTATGCTGCCAAAGTCTCAGATTTTGGTCTTGCCAAGCTGATTAATCCAAAGGACCATAGATACCGAACCTTGACAAGCGTCAGAGGTACTAGAGGATATTTGGCACCAGAATGGCTGGCAAATCTTCCAATAACTTCAAAATCTGATGTTTATGGTTATGGTATGGTTCTTTTGGAGATAGTGAGTGGGAGACGTAATTTCGAAGTTTCTGCAGAAACCCATCGGCAAAAGTTCTGTGTGTGGGCATATGAAGAGTTTGAGAAGGGTAATGTCAAGGCAATTCTTGACAAGAGGCTTGCTGACCAAGAGGTTGATATGGAGCAAGTGGTGAGGGCAGTTAAAGTCAGCTTTTGGTGCATCCAGGAGCAACCGTCACAGAGACCAATGATGAGCAAAGTGGTGCAGATGTTAGAAGGGATTACAGAGATTGAGAGGCCACCTGCCCCTAAGGCCTTGACTGAAGGGTCCATTAATGGAAGCAGCATAAATGTGACCAGCAACATTAGTGCTTTCTCCACCACTGCAGTTTCAGTCCCAGCTCcctcttcatcttcatcattcCAAACCACAGGAGTTTCACTTCATGCTTCAGGGAAGAATATAGAGAGGGCATCATCATCCCTTTTACGATCATACACAGAGGTCCATAGTGAAGTTTAATTGCATGCTTATATTTTTCCTCACAAACTGCCTTTGGGTTCTCAATTTTCTCAACCAGATTTTACAAAAGCTTGAAAGAAGTAAGGTTTTGTGCTCCAATTACCATACATGATATTGGTATATTATATTGTAGAAATTGTTACTACCATAGTATATATTGTTCTCATCCTCTTTGCAACTATGGATGAGCAATTTGTACAGGTTCTCAATCTGAGTTAATCCATTAAATGTGTAATTAATCGTGAGAAGAACCATTATATGCTAAACATTTTTCTTCCCAACTTGTCATTGTTGCAGTTTCCAAGATTTGGATTGTGGGATAATATTCTTCTAATGTAAAAAGAACAGATGACTATAATAAACCATCCAAAATGATATTTTGTGGCCCTTTTTAACAacttttcataaaaataatagtaccCTACTAGTGCTTGTTGATTGCAGGGCATTTGTCTTGCTTGGATCTCAGAAAGAACAAGGTGAAGCTTTGAAATTGCTGAAAAAACCATGTCAAACTCATGAGCATTCTTTTGATTTGTGActtccatttctttttcaaaatccaAACGTAGGGGAATTGGATAATCAGTCTTTCGTGGAATGAGTCTTGCAGCAATGAATATTGTGATGTTTGGTGAAAGATCGTTTTCCAACGGTTTGAAAGATCAATGCACCCCCTATATTTCATTTCTTGCATATTTGTTTATGCCAAGGAAGTCAAAAGTCCTCTATTACTTTCCAACCTCGCATGAggcaaaaattattattcattgaaaaaaaaaaaaaagaggcatgTTACATGTAGTTTCCTTTGGGAGACGCCCTACATTTGTAGGTTAAGATATTTATATGTGAAATGATGCTTACTCTGAAGTGTTGTTTACTCTCTGACGTGGCTCGCTGCTgtgaaaatcactattaaattttggacGGGTTAATTCGTATGTTTCACATCAATGTTAATTTTCACTGCTACATTAAACACCGGAGAATAAGCACTTGGAAGTACATgcaatatttctctatttataTTGGTACCATTTCCTTGTCCATATTCTAAATGAGTGGTGTTAGGGAcattacaacttttattataattccCTTACAAACTAATATAGTGCTTACGCagtaaacaattaaatttaattgtggcTAATACGGTAGTGCCACGTGACTGCAACGTCAGTTTGTAAGTCCACAGATCACTTACCCAGTTAATCACTAAACTATTATATTTGATTGTGGCTAATGCGAGAGTCTCACTTAGATTGTCACGccagtttgaaaaattatagtTAATATGTTGGACCGTTTCAATGAACTTGTTTTCAGTTAACAATGTAATGCGAGCCAGCCCCTGATGCTGTGGATAAGAAGCCAACTGCAAAATCTCAAATATTGTACGCGTGCTTATGCCACCAAATCTTAAATTAGCAGTGAATGCCTTCCCAACTGCCAACATTAATCATTCAAGGTTCTTTGCCCAGCTATTTGGAGATCAACAACATTAATCATCTCTGCTATTTCTCTAAGGGAATATTATTCCTCAAGTTAAAGCAGAATATTTTTAAGTCTCTTTTTCagcttgtccttcatggtagcCTCTCTCTGGTCCAATACCTCTTACAGGTAGATAAAGGGCCAGAGGCAACATAGGTCATTAACTGAACAATTGATAATAATGGAGAAACTGCAGTTGTTCTCCTCAAATTTACACCCAAATTTTTACAAGTTTTCAATTGACCTTTAAACTACTTTGCTCTTTCGCTTAGCCCCTCGCCGTTAGGATTTTATATTAACTTGCACGGCAAACGCATCATGCGACCCACCCATAACATAAAATGTCTATTATAAGCCCCATGGATgactgtttttcttcttcttttttgaatatatatatatatatatatatatatatatatttttttcatgagAGGTATTCTTGTCATTTTAGATCATGTGTGTCACATGTGACCCATTTTCTTTCGggtttaacaaaaataatcctAACAAAGGGAGTTTAGCGAAAGGGCCAAGTAGTTTGAGAggacattgcaattttttaaagtttgagaggATGTCGCAATTTGGGTGCAAATTTGAGGGGAGTTAAGTATGGTTTTCCTATTATGAAATTGAATCACCAAGTCTACTGGCCCACTGGCAATGAAGAGAAACTGAGGCATCAGACAGACTGACCAAAAATAAAGCATTGAATAGAAGCAGgaacaacaaattaaaatattgaatttacaaatcaaataaaaaatattccttTCATCAtaatgaattgaattgaatcaatttttaaattttacaaaatctGTGCTGGTGGCCTGACACATACAAAGAAAACATATGGACCTATGGTAAGAATACAAACAAAATCGATTACTATCAGGTATTAATCACAAACTAAATTAGCTACACAGTGCTGCAGCTAATCAAACCCTACAAATCCAAGTAAATAACAACTATTTCCATGAAACTATTACCCTCCACAAGTCAATGTCAAGCCGCTAACTGAAGAACCAAAATAGAATCTGGAATCAAGAAATGCCAGTGTATGCAAAAATTCTGCAGGTTTTTGCCACTCATGCACTACACAGGCTTCAGCAGGCTGCCAGAGATGCTGAATGGATGTTACCAGATATTTTCCATTCTTATTTGAAATGGTCTTGTTTAAGAATTGCGTCAAAATCAGGGAATAGTTCTTCATCAGCATTCTGTCTCCAAGTTTCACCATTCATATGGACAAACCATGATACTTGAGGAGACAGGGATGAATATATATCTGCATATATTCGAAATAGCCACATATTACTCcaaatttatttgaaaacaTTCTCACAGGATAGCTAGAAATCACTGGCGattcatttgaattttttttttttttttaaaaaaaaaaattaagtattttcaaataattaaagGGAAACTAGGTATAAAACATAGCTTAATAAGAGCCTTAAATTTATAACTTCTCCTTATTGACCACGACTATTTACTTGAGTTTCATAACATTACTAGTGCAGAGCATATAGaaatttccacatgaaatttggCATgctcaagtaaaaaaaaaaatgccttatATATAACACTCCAATTTAAATGAGATCCGTAAATTGGAGGTAGTTTTTATTGTGAAAGAAGAGCAACAACTCATAAGTTACTTCAGCAACAAGTTTCTTTGTGATTAGTTCAGCCTATGTTAAAAATGTATATCATCAATTGTGATCAGaatcagcagcagcagcagcagcacctctctctctctctctctctctctctctctctccattgaCAAAGAACAACTCAATGACAGACTCATgacagatctctctctctctctctctctgggaaCTATATCCTTAACTCAATCTTACCATTGAAAAAGAACAAGTCAATGACAGACTCATGACAGATGGATGACTATTCGTAGCTGAACTAAACTTTGCTAGTGTTACAAGAAGGGACAGAGCCACCAAGTTACCATGTTCAGTAGGAGCATAACCCTGGGTCAGCCCGCATGTGTGGACAAGTTTTAATGATCAGGGGAGGCAATTTCCACCCTTTGGCATCTGCCCTCctccattttaattaaagtttaaGTCCATTATATGAAGAAATCGCCATAATTACCAAAAGCAATTAGAATGACTTCAGGTTCTAATGGTCTAGTTGGTCTAGTGGCATCAAGCAGTGCTTCTTATGAAACCTCAATGTGTTAGATTGAAAGTTCAAGAAAACCAGAGTGgtaagttttcttcttcttcttcttcttcttcttcttttttgacaaGTCAAGACACCTATTATAGTCTCTTAGGACAAGGAATTAGTCTTTAGGCTTTGAGCATGTATTGTTGATCCTAACTACgcactagaaaaaaaaataaataaataaataaggaacaAAAAGAAGTTCATATCTCAAAATACTGGCATTTTTTTACAAGAAAATATTACAGGACATGAACAGAAGAAAAAGCTAATATAATCAATCAATTATGTACACACAAGTAGACACAGTAAGAATGAGAGAGGGGCGGGGAGGTGGAGGGCacaatttattatataaaacctTCATCAAGAATCTATACAATTTTCCCCCTTACTTCCCTTGATAAACCAAGTGTGTAGTTATTGATGATAAAAatgtttgattatttttatatgaacagaaatttcctacaaacttgTCTAAAAGTGACATGTTTCCCTTAATATGTGAGAACTGAGAAGCACGTGTTTTTATTAATAGCATAAAAAACCATGTGAGAAGTTTATGCTATTAATAAAAACACGTGCTTCTCAGTTTTCACATactaagggacacatgtcacttttagaaACGGAGTTAGAAGAATTCCTCAAAAATTTATAAACATAGTTAGTGTGCTAATTATTAAGAATTTACGTGCTTCTGAGAAACCTATAAAGGTGAGCTTCAGTAGGCAAAATGTTGCACCAGGAGGTGCCTACAAATAACCAAAGTGCCAATTCATTGATGTTGGAATCTAGCCTGGGCACCTAACCTTTGCAAGAATATGAAAAACTGGGACGCAaacaaaaacccacaaaaattaAACCATACAATTGTAAATCACGTGCATCCATTTAGTTGGTGTATACGCATGGGTGTATGTCAACATGTTCACACTTACATACCTGTAACAGAAGCTGGATCCCGTTCTCTTGTACTATGCAATACCAAAGTCCCAGAAAGCACAACTATGAGTCCGCAAAGCACTGACACAATACTGCTAGCACTCTGACCAGACCAATCCtagaaaaacagaaagaaaaaaatataatacactgaaattaaaaatgcaaattaCTTCCAGCGAATGAATCAAAGATACCTTGAACATTATGGCACTGGCAAAAATTGTAAGTGATGTGAACAGAGCATAATAGATTGGAGAAACAACAGCTGCGTTGAATGTGTCCAAAGCCTGGGTCATTGATTTGCATTATTTTCTAAATAAAGACAGGACAAACAAATGGCACCAATTATAAACTACAGTGAAGTATATCTACAGAAAAACATTTTGAATCCATTTACAACTTTCTAGTGTTGCACGTGAATTGAAATGTGTCATTTCATTCTTTACAGTTGTGGATGTTTTGAACGTTAATTATGTTACATAAACAATATATTCTCGTCCATCATCTCATTCATATTAAGAACGAGCCAACGAAACTCCCTGAAGTATCATCCGAAATCCTATGGTCACCATGCCAACGATTCTTGATTAATCTCAAATATGATGACAAGTTACAGAGGAGCGGAGACCATTGCAGTCAAATTAAGATATCTAGAATCCACAACATCTTAGTTCTAAGTGTCGAAAACAATCCTCCTTTTCAGAAAGAACTTTTCTGGTATTTGAATAATACTAACCACCTCTACAtccagaaaaggaaaataagtaGATGAATAAATAAAAGGGCAAGAAGACATCAAGGCATTTAAGAGAAAGGTATACAAGTTATACATCTAAATCTCTGACTAAAGTCAAGTGCAACATATAAAAACACATATTCCTCagcattttctttatttttttcttggagtAAGGAGAAGTCTTTATGATGCTAAATTGATATTAAATGCCATCATTAATCCCATGACCATTATTGTTACAAAACTCTCACAAGGACAGGAGCTGTAAATGATTCCAAAACACGCGAATACTTCTAGTGGTAACAAATTTTCCAACATTGATCATCACTAACAGATATTGATACTTGAGTTGAAAGATCGTGACAAACAAGCACTTGGGACAACACATGCTGAATGACTATTGTTAAGTATACATGTGTGAGTATAAAATGATTGAATCCCACATTGGAAAGATGTAAAAAGTGTGAGTGACTAATATAGCATAGTCTGGCCCAAAGCCATAAGCTTAAGCTTTGGGGTTGTATAGTGTTTCAACATGCTATATTATGGCTCCTTAAAAAAACTTCCCAAGTTATCAATCTCTCTAACGAGTAGTATCAAAGCCGATAGTGGTGTGCGGTATGGTAGATCGAGCAAAAGCACGAACAAAGGTCCCAGTCGTAGGGATAAACAGGTGCAAGGTGCAAGCATAGATGAGAGTCcttggagtgagaaaggaaaaggTTCATGCCATGGGCTTGAAAAGGGTTCCTGAAGTAGGAACAAATGTGCAAGCTGTGAGCATGGACAAGGAGTCTTTGGAGAATGAGTAAAAAGGTTCATGTCGCGGGCACAAACGAGAGTTCATAAAGTAGGGACAAAGGTGCATGGCACAGACAAACCCACATAGCCCACAAGTGATCTTGGAGAGGGCCCATAAGATTGATAAAAAAAGGCTTCCGTTTGAGGGGGAGTGTAGCAATGTGGCGATGGACTCAAACATGAGGGGGAGATTGTTGAGTATACATGTGTGAGTGTAAAAGGATTGagtcccatattggaaagataTAAGTGTGAGTGGTTAATATAGCATAGTTGGGCCCAAACTCATAGGCTTAAGCTTTTTGGTTCAATAATGTTTCAACATGCTATATTATGGGCTCACTAAAAGACTCCCCAATGTATCAATCTCCCTAACAACTATCTACGCACACACCACCAAATAATTGAAAGGCACCTACACCAGGGAAGGAAGAGGACTGCCTCGCATTGTGAAGTCCAAAAACTCAAAGGGCCACCAACTGTTGTGTAGTCCATAAACTAAATGAACCACCAAGGACCAAGAGAGAGGGAGCGAGAGAGAGTTAAAACCTTGGATTGCAAGCCCATCTGACAAAGAAAGCTCACTACCTCTATCCCTAGGGTCCAAAAGTATGTCCCTTAAGacacaagaaatatataaataaatgaacTAGGGTCCACCGGCATATCCTAGAAAAAGAACCTAGGGAAAGCAATTGCAATCCATACAAAGattaaaagaagataaaaactATCATAGTTGTTGATGGCAAATGGTAGACTAGTGTTTTCAATAGATTCCCTATTCTAACATTCATGAGATAGCAGATCACGGAGAAGATCCAAGTGAGCTTCAGGAGAAAAATGGGTCCTGATTTAAATG is a window of Alnus glutinosa chromosome 4, dhAlnGlut1.1, whole genome shotgun sequence DNA encoding:
- the LOC133865968 gene encoding G-type lectin S-receptor-like serine/threonine-protein kinase At1g34300, which codes for MTFQIQPRLLFLVVFLLVAPKASEAAGIYTPGLTLSVSNANDVWSSPGSTFFLGFRPISTDLPNSFIASIYYSGGVPIWTAGSTPVDSLASLQFLSSGALRLLNGSGHTVWDSGTADKGVSSASLDDSGNLSLFRNDTVVWSSFDNPTDTVVPSQNFTTSKVLRSGLYSFHLINSGNLTLRWNDSIVYFTRGLNSSFNVNLTSPSLGIQNIGILSIFDPTLPSGVIMAYSNDYAENRDTLRYLKLDGDGNLRIYSSDSGSGTQIARWAAVEDQCQVFGYCGNMGICSFNDSGPICGCPSQNFELVDPKDSRQGCKRKVETVDCPGSPTMLDMENTQFLTYPPETDSQVFFVGISACRSNCLVSPSCDASTSLSDGTGLCYIKPPGFISGYQSPALPSSSYVKVCSPVDPNPSPYAQLTGKGGGWRMHPWVVAVVVIGTILGLVAMEGSLWWWCCRNSPKFGVLSAHYALLEYASGAPVQFTYKELQRATKGFKEKLGTGGFGAVYKGILSNKTVAAVKQLEGIEQGEKQFRMEVATISSTHHLNLVRLIGFCSEGRHRLLVYEFMKNGSLDNFLFVSEGQSGKLLNWEYRFNIALGTAKGFTYLHEECRDCIVHCDIKPENILLDENYAAKVSDFGLAKLINPKDHRYRTLTSVRGTRGYLAPEWLANLPITSKSDVYGYGMVLLEIVSGRRNFEVSAETHRQKFCVWAYEEFEKGNVKAILDKRLADQEVDMEQVVRAVKVSFWCIQEQPSQRPMMSKVVQMLEGITEIERPPAPKALTEGSINGSSINVTSNISAFSTTAVSVPAPSSSSSFQTTGVSLHASGKNIERASSSLLRSYTEVHSEV